The stretch of DNA gtccctgcagggcagtgctccTGTCACCGCCTCTGGTGCTCACCCTGAGCTGGTGGTGGGCTCAGGATgaatttttctgctggaaaagctggTGGAGGATGGTCTGGTGCTCCAGCATCaatccctgcccctctgctcccctgacacagcaggaaaaattcaCTTCCCACTTGCCAGGGCAGTCAGGAGTCCTGACTCGTTGGAGGTGAGATAAGGGGTGAGATAAGCACGATGGGATGAGGACAGATCGGTGCTAGAGCTGTCAGAGGGGCATGAGGAGCTCCTgtgtgctgggaagggatttgggatctgatcccagagctcctctgccctgctcagggatggggaggctgaaccccagcactgccccactgcCTCCTCCTGAGACAAAGTATTTGAGCCATTCCTTCAATAAAAACCTTGGAGTGACCCTCTTTGGTCTTAATCACGCTGAACATTTCTGCTGGAGCCAAGGGAAAGCCTCCAGACAGGGAATATTTGTACCTGGGAATGACTGGAGAGCCACCAAATCACCAAATCCCTCCCCCAGTGACACGTGTGGCCTCGGTGCCTGTCCCAGCcatttctccagaaacaagCGCACATTTCGAGAGAACTGCACAACAGTTTCATAAAGAGATGAAGCAATCTCCTTTTCACTTCCCCTCTTTGCTGTTACTTCATCTTCTCTCCCCAAACGGTGCCAGCAGCGTCCCCGGGCAGCGTGTGTGGGACACGGGACATTTGTCACAGTGTCACTCAATGAGGTTTGTAAATCCCTGCTCTTAGCAAAGGTTACAGGGCTCTAAAATCCTCCTTCTGATGGATAAAATGCTGTCAGAGTCTCCTTAGGGAGCCCTGACCCTTTTAACtttgggagaggggacagaaaaCACTTCCCCAACATCAGGGTCTTGCTCAGCGTTGCCTTTTCACCACTGCCCCTGCTCTtcctatttctgtatttctatataGAATCAatcaataaaatattgaaatatatttccCTCCATCCAAAAGGAGTCCAGACTGTGTTTGTGTGAGCTGGGATGGCAAAGGTGATGCTGCACTGAACACAAGGAAAAGCCCATGAAGTTTAACAtgaaatagaaagaaacaaaaatattccccaatttattactttttcagacagccccaaatctcctccctctccctaCATCTGCAGTTTGTATTTACATAGTCCTTGTAGTTTGGATAAAGAGCTGGTATTTTGTAGAAATTTCAAAtttccagggaaagcaggggTTGGagaatttacattttgttttcttgtaatTGAATCACAGTTGGGGTTGAAACTTCAGCTTTAACTTTTCATTACCACTATCCTTGGCTCACAGGAGGGCAGtattttcctggctgtgctgtttaTCTAGATTTGATGGCTGATAAACCATATTTCTACTTTTCCCAACTTCCTTCTAAGAGTCAGTTTAGCCACAAATTTTGCCCTGTCTGAGTATGAATAcgagctgcctcctcctccagcagtcCTTGTTGGAGCACAGTTGTTTCAGAGGAACACCCAGTAGaaataaacagggaaaaatcaaaatatacaGCTCTGCTGAGGGGTCAGTGCTGGTGGAGGAGGCCACGAGCTTGGGCACCTCGCTGGAAGCTGTGGAGGCTGTGCCTGAGTTTAGATAAATgtaaaatagaatagaatagaatagaatagaatagaatagaatagaatagaatagaatagaatagaatagaatagaatagaatagaatagaatagaatagaatatataattaatattggGTGTTTGCTGGGGTTGTTTCACCAGCAGAATTCCCACCATGTGAGAgagttaataataataattaataatgaaacatttaatttgaGTTGAATCATTGGTGCCACTCTCTGTGGGtcctgctcagcactgcccagtgcCTCCAGTGTCCTCTGCCATGTGCAGATGCACCAGGGACATTTGCTGACCCTCAGAACAACCTCAGATTCTATTGAttagttttagttttaattaCAGTGGCAGCAAACTCTACCATCAGCTGGTGTTAGTGGCACAATTTGGATCTGAACAGATAAATCCCAGGAGGCTCCTCCTGATGGATCCCAGGGATAAATCCCAGGAGGATCCAGCCCAGGAGCTGAGGATGTGCAGGACTGTCCCCCAGGGCTCTGACATCCGTTCCTCAGCACCTCTCTTTCGTTAGCTCACATCCTTGAGGGTTCCTTTTCCTCCCACAGGATGTGATTAACCCTGAGTGGAGTCATGGTGCTGCATCCACCTGATCTCAGCCTGGGGTTCCTCGTGCAAGGCTCTGGAATCTtctctgggacacagccctggggtctGAGCCTTGCTCCAGTctcttccctggagctggggaccACGAGCCCTTCCCCACAGGTGAGGATGCTGCTCCAGCTTTGTAGggaagctgctccctgcccttcccacctGAGCACCCAGGAggaacccagagcagctctgcagtcctGTGAACCTCTGGCCCAGTGATTTGGGATGATGAAGGATGTGAGGAGTGTgggaggagatgctgctgaCAGGAGGCAGTGGCTCAAGGCCAGTTTGGGGGAACTTCTCATTCCGTTTTCCTTGAAAATTGGTGGCGAAAGGGCAGCgcagcattttccagccctCACTCACGTAAGCAGCTTCCTGCTGTGAGTAACGTggggagagcaggcagagaaGGGGCTGTCTCAGGGTTactcagaaaggaaataaagccTCTCTGGTCCTGGGACAGATGCAATTCTAACAGTCCAGCCACAGGCTGCCTTTTGCAATAACTgctcccaaacccagcagctgcccctgcagcctcctgggcTGGTGGGACAAAGACCTGCAGGAGGCTCCtgtcctgggtgtccccacaggAGGGACATGGTGACACTCTGCTTCTTGTCCTTGATCCCTCCAGGTGTTGCTGGGGGGCTCAGGCACTGTGGGGAGAGTTAGAATCATGAAAtaccctgagctggaagggacccacaaggatcagagttcagctgctggccctgcacagacaccccagcaatcccaccctgggcatccctggcagtgctggccaaaccctcctggagctctggcagccttggggctgtgcccattccctgggagcctgggcaccctctgggggaagaaccttttcctaaaatccagccTGATTCTCCCCAGACTCAACTCCAGTtgttccctgggtcctgtccctgtcacgaggagcagagattggagctgcagctcctcaggagcCTCCCCTGTGtcctcttttctccaggctgaacaacccaaGTGACCTCATTGCTGAAATGAAACTCAAACAGAACACCAGGAAGTCGTGCTCCTCgcaaataaaaggatttttacaGACCAAACTCAAACCAAACTCTGTTTAGTCTTCCCCCAGCAGAGATCTGCAGCGGTGGTCCTGGACTTGGAGGTTTTATTAATGATCAGAAATGTGGAGTTTTGCTGCCTTGTTCCTTCTGTCCCTCCCAACCTGGTGAAGATCCATCAGGAATGTATTTATTGACCTAACAAAGGACCCTTGCTttgctcccagggcagcctggtTTCCTCTGAAGCGTAAAAAACCACACTGACAAGAACAAAACAGACACATTTCCCCCTCCAGTGAAGTCTGCAAATATTCCAAAGAGTTGTTTGTACATGTGGCCACTCGCAGGGCTGGAATTAAGAGTTTGGGAGAAGCAGGGTTGAGTTCCCAACCTTGCTGATCCCAAGAGGGATTTGGAACCCCAAGTGTCAGGCTGGGCTTTTCATCCCTCAGGTTTGCTTTCAGGAATGTTTCTAAGACGTTTTATTGCTTGCTGAATGTTTCTAAGACATTTTAGTGCTGATGGTATTTCAAAATCTGATGggctttccttcattttttgctccttagtttttttcccctggtaaTAAGGTCGTACCCTGTGTAGGAGAAGGATAAAGAGCCTGGTGTTCTCCTGCCGTGTGGGAGATGTCCCTCTCCTAATGTCAGACCACAgtgggaattgggaaaaaatgctAATTTAAGATTCAGCTTGAGAATTAACTCCTGCTGAAGGGACCCAGAGCTTCTCAGTGCACAGATCCCTGGGGAATCCAGGCAGTGGGAATGGATtgagcccctccagccccaaaatctgtgctcagggatgggggggggcaggaggcagcatgcacagagcaggaatgaGAGGAAATCTCTGTTTATTGCCAGTGCTTGGACTTTATTGCTCATTAAACTGAAGGGCTGCTGGCTTCTCACATCCTGCAGGAGTTTTATGGGAAAGCAGTTTATGGAATTAGTGTGAGATGTCCCACCTGCAGTTTGGGAactccccagctgtgcctgtgtggcTGCTCCCTTTCCTTTGCTGGGAGACAAGGCTGGaccatcccattcccacatgGAGAACCAGTTTCTTGCAGAGCTTTTCAGCCCCAGCTGTACTGGTTTGGTGAGAAAAAACCCTCCAGACACACCCAGGCCAAACAGGAGGTGATGCCCGAGGGCTGTACCCACTGCAAGCTCTGCAGGCCATTCTGGGATGGTCATCCGAgggaaattcagcatttttaaagcaaagtcGAAGGTGAAGTTGGAGCCcaaagcaggaggagggaaaagactgggtccttcccagctggagcatccatcctgaaaaataggaaaaaccaaaaaaaaaaaagaaacccaaagattgtgaaataaaatacaggcagggctgggaggcaaGGAACGAAAGGGTCAACAGCAGAGGAAACAGGACAGTGTGACAGGAGAGGAACTGGGGCTGGGTTAAATGAAAAGAGGGAACCCCGGCAGCCACAGGCGGCTCCGGGAATGGCTCAGCACTAGGGGACACCATCGGACCAGAAACCGCAGCAGAAAAAAGCCCGGCTTTAAACAAAATCCCAACCCACTCAATTTCGTTTTCTGTGCCTCTTTGTCACCCCATCCTGTGACACTCGGCCccctcttcccagctcctgtcacGTTGTACAGCCCCCAAAAACACCGCAATTCCTAACTTGTCCCATCCCAGTAACAATCCCGGATTTCTCTCCAGTTTCCTATTCCTGGGCAAAACCTGCCCGGGATTTGCTGCCACTTTTCTGTGCCCACAGAGCAAAGGCACACGCAGGGACATTGTCACCTGGGCTGATGGCAAAGTCCCTCCTCATCCCTCCGGGCTGGAGCTTTATAAGAAACATCCCCCCTTGCAGACCCTGCTTTGGGGAAATCCAAGCAgaaaacactcccaacacagaacagacaaaaaaaaatccccctcaccaagagcatccctgccctccgAGTGTCTTCCAAGCCTTTTCTGTCTGTAAATCCCAATTTATCCAGGTTCCAGCTGCTTTTTGGTGGGCTGCTCTACCAAGAGCATCAGAAGTGGTTTGGCTCCAGCAGGTCcccaaacagcagctccaggtgaaTCCTGGAAAGTTGGGCTATGGCAAAGTCCAGATTGGCTGGAGCAAAATAACTCCCCAAACATCTCAGCAGCATCTGAGCTGCTCTAAGTGTTTATTACgccattaaaaattattattattattaagcAAATATTACACTCTGGTGCTGTGTGCAAGTATAGTTTTATTGTAGGGAAGAAGAAGCTGTAAAAGATTTTCAAACAAGCCACAGAAAAAACAGTGATTGAAATTTCACTTGCAATTTTTGCagcaaagtttttaaaaacaggctTTCCTATTgcacaagaaaaggaaaaaaaaagctgctatTTCCTTTGCCATTATTATTGTctcattcaaataaaaaaggcaaaacgTTAAAAAATACCTCTGGTGCAATAAAAATGCTGTgcaatatatacacacatatatacacacacacttaGCTTTGCTGtacaatattttaaactttGGGAATGGCCATGTTATTCCTGCATCCTCTTCTTAAAAATCCATgaggatttttatttacagtttcaCAATGCCTTTAAAGCCTGGAGACACAAGTGGAGTACTCAGTGCTAGCCCTTGAAAATGAGTTTTAGCCAATTCATCCACGTTTTTTCCCTGAACAGTTTGCAGTTCTGGCTTTGAACTcttggctctgccctgggggtTTATGGGGTCTCTAaatcccctctgcagcagcagctttcagccCTCTACTGCTTTATCCTTCAAATTTCAAAAAGGAATCTCAGCTCTCCTTGGAAATTCACATCCATCATTTGTCCTGCAGgtgaatttggttttttaagtgCCTTTtgctgagccagggctgtggtgaAAAGAGAGAATCCACACTCTTATTATCTGTACAGATAATTTCTCCTGTCCAAGCCAAACTCCTTTTGCTGACTGTTATTCTTCACtattaaaactgttttctttattcAAGATAAATCAAGTAATTTCATAAATACCTTATCCAAACACACTTGCTGCTCATTTATCAACTCCTTCTCCAACTGAGAGGTTTTATCCTACAagaatttctatttctgttgGGATGTGTTGCACATTtctggccaggctctgctccagcagagctggagttaCCTTCCTGCAGATCCCCTGGAAAAGTACAGGAATGTTTCCCTCCAAGAGCTGgaagtttttctttacagaagaaatgttttttcagcATCACATCTCATCCAGACTCAAATTTTGAATCTCCAGCTCTTCCTAAAGATCTTTCCAGGGGCCTCCTGTTGCCTCTATGCTGCCAGGTGTGGGTGAGGTGAACACTCTGGAACAGGATCAAACATCCTGGAGagctttatttatatttattattaatttaacaCCCTTGGCCAATAGTTGAGAAAGGCAAATCTGACTCCAAGCATGCAGAGCTGCACTTTTACCTAAACTTCCCCAAAAACTGGAGTGACATTCTGAGTCCTGCAGCCATCACTTCAGGACCAGTCCTACTGAAATAAGGTTCCCTCTTATCCTTATTCCTAAGTTATCCTGCACAGTAAGAGACTGCAATTTTACAACTGATCCCATGGATTTTTCTAGAAACTGGGAAAACACCCACAAATCTGCTGCCCACCAAAGCCTCTCGAGCTGCTCACTGGAGGTGGGAGAGGGGCCCATCCTGATTTGCAGCCCATGCACAGCCCTGGAAACCTAAAATGAgcataaaaaccaaaatccagaggcagctgggagcagggcaggaatcaTCCTGGCCTTGCTGTGTAAATAACTTGGCGGCTGTTTGAAGATCCAGTGAAAACTCGCCGTTGGTCAAGAGCTCCCCACGCGCTGCAAGCTTTGTTTACATTTCCCACTGGCTGGGGGAATTAACGCTCTTGGAAAGTTGTGAAACGAAGCAAATGCCCAAATATAGCTTTGGAAGGGGTTTGGGaggtcagcagcagctccacggTCTGCTGGAGGTGGCTGCTCTGTCCTaaggggctctgggggtcccaggggctgcccagccccaccaaGTACCACAAACCAGGCTCTGCCCACAGTCATTTAACCGCAACAAAGGCTTGAAAGCCTCCATCCCATCTTCTGGAAGAGTTCAGAGATCTCCATCCgccagcagagctctgatgGGAAAGTTTAACTCCTTACAAAGGAGCCACAGCTGCCTTCCCATTCTCCTCACCGTGGCTTTCTCTAAAAGGTTCCTCATCCTTGTCCTTCACAGACACCTTTTTCCTGAAGGCTTGCGACAAGCTGGAGGAGGACATCTTCCTCAGCGTGGTGAGTCTCTGCCGGAAGTTTCCCCCGGAGAAGAAGTAGAGCAGGGGGTCGAAGCAGCAGTTGGCGGCGGCCAGGGGCAGGGTGACGATGACGGCTTTCTGCAGGAACAGGGTCTCGGCGCAGGCGGAGCCGCGCTGGCGCAGCGCGTGCAGGTGCACGGTGCGCAGCACGTGGTAGGGCGTGAAGCTCACCAGGAAGGTGGCGGTGACGATGACGATCATCCACACGGCCTTGCGGCGGTTGGCCTCGTTCTTGCGCAGCGAGTTGCGCAGCAGCGTGCGGATGATCATGGTGTAGCAGATGGTGATGATGACGAAGGGGATGATGAAGCCCACGAAGAGGGCGATGAAATCCAGGATCACCACCAGGTTTGTCTTCTGGGAGTTCTCGGGCGGTTCGAAGCACTTGGTCTTGTTGCCGTCCTGGTACGTCCCGTTGCGCAGGAAGGGCGCGCTCGTCAGCGTGACGAACACCC from Catharus ustulatus isolate bCatUst1 chromosome 14, bCatUst1.pri.v2, whole genome shotgun sequence encodes:
- the CYSLTR1 gene encoding cysteinyl leukotriene receptor 1; translated protein: MTELSPNFSCHHHSIDDFRNSVYSTLYCMISIAGFVGNGVVLYVLIRTYRQKTAFQVYMLNLALSDFLCVLTLPLRVTYYVHKGHWFFSDFLCRLSSYALYVNLYCSIFFMTAMSFFRCIAIVFPVRNIGLVSEKKAKFVCVGIWVFVTLTSAPFLRNGTYQDGNKTKCFEPPENSQKTNLVVILDFIALFVGFIIPFVIITICYTMIIRTLLRNSLRKNEANRRKAVWMIVIVTATFLVSFTPYHVLRTVHLHALRQRGSACAETLFLQKAVIVTLPLAAANCCFDPLLYFFSGGNFRQRLTTLRKMSSSSLSQAFRKKVSVKDKDEEPFRESHGEENGKAAVAPL